The Chryseobacterium aureum genome contains a region encoding:
- a CDS encoding Crp/Fnr family transcriptional regulator: MTDTDKILSQLIEHFREIVSLEDQDIHCITSKLEIIFLKKKEYLLREGQVSRQMHFIAKGSLYAYHIDEKGKENTTQLGIENWWVNDLYSYLCELPSRMFIQANEDTTIKQISKSNLELLWALELLVICMLVSISFFFTGAGKYAISVQSKWD; this comes from the coding sequence ATGACGGATACAGATAAAATACTTTCACAACTTATAGAACACTTTAGAGAAATCGTTTCATTAGAAGATCAGGACATTCACTGTATCACGTCAAAATTAGAAATCATATTCCTTAAAAAGAAAGAGTATCTGCTTCGTGAAGGACAGGTTTCCAGACAAATGCACTTCATTGCAAAGGGAAGCCTGTATGCGTATCATATTGATGAAAAAGGGAAGGAAAATACTACTCAGCTGGGTATTGAAAACTGGTGGGTGAATGATCTTTACAGCTATCTGTGTGAGCTTCCATCAAGAATGTTCATTCAGGCTAATGAAGATACCACGATCAAACAGATCAGTAAAAGCAATCTGGAATTATTATGGGCTTTAGAACTGCTTGTGATCTGCATGCTTGTAAGCATAAGTTTTTTCTTTACCGGAGCCGGAAAATATGCAATTTCTGTTCAAAGCAAATGGGACTGA
- a CDS encoding MFS transporter, whose protein sequence is MNSSEKATQGSARFRSIKLCIFFSGLSVFAQLYLFQPLLPMAAEQFGVSVGDTSLLVSSSTIGMALGLLFFAFKADSYSRKKLMVFSLISSAFLTIISTWIPSLSILIAVGVLKGFVVSGVSAVALAYLTEEVDALAVPAAISMYLSGNTIGGMSGRIMATLFAGEFGWRNAVLLIGIESCILGAVFWKLFPESRFFNPQKTDYHLKVKQMKFFLTNPYMLRLYCTAALLMGVFVSVYNYLTFRLEAKPFSLSHFIIAFIFLMYIFGVFGTMITGRLSRRFPMNSILKASILSMITGAAMLLSENIYILIFGLGLFTLSFFAAHTMASQMTALYAKRGKSSATSIYWLFYYFGSSILGSGTGYLLHAYSWNVFIAVLIISVITALILTTFNAIPKARIKN, encoded by the coding sequence ATGAATTCATCTGAAAAAGCCACCCAGGGAAGCGCCCGTTTCCGATCTATAAAACTTTGTATTTTCTTTTCAGGACTTTCTGTTTTTGCACAGCTTTATCTTTTCCAGCCTTTGCTGCCAATGGCCGCAGAGCAGTTTGGGGTATCCGTGGGCGATACTTCCCTTTTGGTATCTTCATCTACAATAGGTATGGCACTGGGATTATTATTTTTTGCCTTTAAAGCAGACAGCTATTCAAGGAAAAAACTGATGGTCTTTTCACTGATTTCTTCTGCGTTCCTTACTATTATTTCTACCTGGATCCCTAGTTTAAGCATTCTGATTGCGGTGGGTGTACTGAAGGGATTTGTTGTCTCCGGAGTATCTGCAGTGGCTCTTGCCTACCTTACAGAGGAGGTAGACGCTTTGGCGGTACCGGCTGCTATCAGCATGTACCTCAGCGGAAATACAATTGGCGGAATGAGCGGAAGGATAATGGCAACTCTGTTTGCGGGAGAATTCGGGTGGCGCAATGCGGTTCTGCTGATCGGGATAGAAAGTTGTATTTTGGGCGCTGTATTCTGGAAACTCTTCCCGGAATCCAGATTTTTCAATCCGCAGAAGACAGATTATCATCTTAAAGTAAAGCAGATGAAGTTTTTTCTTACCAACCCTTATATGCTTCGTTTATACTGTACTGCGGCTTTGCTGATGGGGGTTTTTGTAAGTGTTTATAATTACCTCACTTTCAGACTGGAAGCAAAACCTTTTTCTTTAAGTCATTTTATTATCGCATTTATCTTCCTGATGTATATTTTCGGAGTGTTTGGAACTATGATTACAGGCCGCCTTTCCAGAAGATTTCCTATGAACAGCATTCTTAAAGCCTCCATCCTGTCCATGATTACAGGGGCTGCTATGCTGCTGTCTGAAAACATTTATATCCTTATTTTCGGGCTCGGGCTTTTTACACTTTCCTTTTTTGCGGCTCATACCATGGCAAGCCAGATGACTGCGTTGTATGCCAAAAGAGGAAAATCTTCAGCCACTTCTATTTACTGGCTGTTCTACTATTTCGGCTCAAGTATTCTGGGAAGCGGTACCGGCTATCTGCTTCATGCCTATTCCTGGAATGTCTTCATTGCCGTCCTCATTATTTCGGTTATCACAGCTCTTATACTTACAACTTTTAATGCCATTCCCAAAGCCAGAATAAAAAACTGA